One Stratiformator vulcanicus genomic window, AGATCGACGTCGTCCCGCAAGACCATCCCGTCGAGCCTGTTTTCGAATGACGCTGCTATCTCGGCCAACGTGCGCCCGTCGGTCGGGTGTCGATAGTCGGGATCGAGTTCGGCGAGCGGAATGGCGAGAAACGCATATCGAAAGATGTCGCCATCGGGCAGCGTTCGCCCCGCATATTCGCCCACGAGATCGTCAAACAGGGCCAGATCGAGATCGATCGTGCGAGGCCCCATCTTGTTTTCGGGATCGCGGACTCGGCCCAGACGTGTCTCGATTTCGCCGACGACATCGCTGAGGAACTGTTCGGGCGACAATTCGGTCGCCACGAGCACGGCCGCATTCAAGAAGTCGGCCTGATCGGTGAAACCGACCGGCGCGGTTTCGTAGACGCGGGAGACGGCTAGGATTTCGCCGTGGCTGGCCAGCAATTCGATAGCCGCGGGCAGATTCTGCTCCGGGTCGATATTGGATCCGATTCCGACGAAAGCGCGATGCACAGCGGGGGCTTCAGACACGAATGTAGGCGAGGGATTACGTTCGTCGAACGGCTCCGCTGATGCAAGGATTTCGCACTAGACAGTCGAAATTTCGACTCGCCGGGCATCTAAACTCATCACCTTGACCGCGTGATCACAACGCCGACGGAGGCGGCGAAGCGGACGGCAGTCGGCTTCTCCACTTTGACCGTCGCAGTCGTCACGCGGTCATCTTCCAGACAGATCGCAGCGATCTGCGCAGCCATCTTCTCGACGAGAAAGAATTCGGAGTTCTCGACGAGATCGATCGTCCTCTTCGAAATCGTCCGGTAATTCACGGCATCGTCGATCGCATCGCTCTGGCCGGCCGGACCGCAATCGCAATCGAGCGTGATGTTGATTAGCACATCCTGCTTTTTGATCCGCTCGTCGGGATTGATTCCGATGATCGCCCGCAGCAGCAGGTCTTTGATGATGACTTGGTCGCTCATGGTCCCGACAGGTGCTCCGCTCCGGTGACGTGCAAAATCTCGCCGCTGATAAAGTCCGACTGCAAAAGATAGAGCGCCGCGGCCGCGATGTCGTCCGGTCCACCGGTTCGGCCCAGTGGAATCTCCGGCACCTTGCGGCTTTTCCACTCCTCGGGATCGCTTCCGGGCGGCGGCAGGATCGCTCCCGGGGCGATCGCGTTGACCTGAACGCGCGGCGCCAACTGCTGCGCGAGCCCTTCCGTCATTGCCGCAAGCCCCGCCTTGGCGAGCGTGTAGGCGATGAAGTCGGGGGGAATTCGCCGTGACCGCCAGTCGGCGAGATTGAGGATGTGTCCGCGACGATCCCCCGGCAGTTGTTTCACAAATTGTTGGGCAAGGAAGAACGGCGATTTCAGATTGATGTTCTGGTGCCGGTCGTATAGGTCTTCGGTCGTCTCCACCAGCGGCGCGTTTTCAAAGATCGCCGCGCTGTTGACCAGCACGTCGATAGGCCCGAATGCGTCGCGGGCCGCATCGAAGATCGCCTCGGCCGTCGCGACCGAGTCGTTCAGGTCCGCCGAAATCGTGAGCGCTCCCACCCCGAACTCACGAAGTTCCGCAGCCGTCTCTTCAGCTTCGTCTTTCGAGGTTCCGTAATGCACGACCACATTGGCACCGGCCCTGCCCGCCCCGAGGGCGATCGATCGACCGATTCGGACCGCGGCACCGGTCACCACGCACGTTTTGCCGTCAAGGTTCATAAGGAATCTGCACCATCAATCCGAAGCGCGGCGGTGTTCAAGCAACGTCCGAGGGACGGAGACAGGAGAATATTCAGAGCACTATAGTCGAATCGCTGCTCGCGTCCGCTAAAATGGGAGGCCCTCCCCATCTGGTGGAAATTTTGTGAGGCCCGTCGGGTTTGTGGGGCCAACAACTCACTCGAAAATTCGGCTTAACCCGTTCAGATCGAATGTGTTAAGTTCATCCGCCCGAAGCCGCATCGACTGAAGGCAGAACGACACCGAAGTCTGAGGCTCGCCAATTCAGCGAAGTCGTCAACAATCTGTTGTTGCGATCTGATCCGACCACCGCGAATTCCGCATCTTTGAAGCACCTCTATGACCGCTGGACCAAATCATTCGCGGAACAGAGCTCCGAAGGTCATCATCGCCGGAGCCGGACCGGGCGGTCTGGCCGCGGCAATGCTGCTGCGTCATGCGGGCTGCCAGGTGAGCCTCTACGAACGCCGCCCGAGCGTGGGAGGCCGGACCAGTTCGATCCGCGCCGAAGGTTTTCGCTTTGACTGCGGGCCAACCTTTTTTCTGTATCCTCGGGTCCTTCAGGAAGTATTCTCCGCCGTCGGACGTGATCTGGCTGACGAAGTACCGATGGCGCGGCTCGATCCGCAATATCGGCTGATCTTCGGCCAAGGCGGCCAACTCGACGCCACCCGTGACGTCGAGAAAATGGAACGACAGATCGCGTCGATCAATCCACGCGACGTCGGGAACTTCGAACGCTATCTGACGGAGAACCGCCACAAGCTGGAGAAATTCCGGCCTGCGCTCGAGTCCCCCTTCAGCAAGCTGACCGATTTGATGTCGCCCGGGCTCATCGCAGCCCTGCCGGTCCTGCGGCCGTGGCTGTCGGTTGACGGGGACCTGAAACGCTACTTCAAAGACCAGCGGCTGCGAATCGCGTTCAGCTTTCAGTCGAAGTATCTCGGGATGTCTCCCTTCCGATGTCCGAGCCTGTTTTCAATTCTGGCGTTTCTCGAATACGAACACGGCGTCTGGCATCCGTACGGCGGGTGCGGGCAGATTTCGGAGCGGATGGCTGAAATCGCCGTCGAGATGGGCGTTGAACTGCATACCGCCGAGCCGATCGAAGAGATTCTTTTCGACGGGCGTAAAGCCGTTGGTGTGAAGACCGCATCCGGCGAAGAGTCCTGTGATGCTTTGGTCATCAACGCCGACTTCGCCCGCGCGATGCAGCGACTCGTTCCCGACACAATTCGCCGTCGCTGGACCGATCGCAAAATCGAGAAGAAGGAGTTCAGTTGCTCCACCTACATGATGTATTTGGGGATTGAAGGTCTCGAAGAGCAGTTGCAGCACCACACGATTTACATCTCTGAAAACTACGACCGCAACCTGCGAGAGATCGAGAGCGACCATGTGCTTTCGGACGATCCCAGCGTCTACGTTCAGAACGCCGGAATCACGGATGACTCGCTCGCCCCGAAAGGTTGCAGCACGCTATACGTGCTCGCCCCGGTGACGCATCAGCATCCGAACGTCGACTGGTCCGTCGAGAAAGATCGATTCCGCAAAGTCGTGATGCGACAGCTCGCACATTTAGGAATCGAGAATCTTGAGAAGCGAATTCGCTTTGAAAAGATCATCACACCGGCCGATTGGGATACCGACTACGAAATTCACATCGGTGCGACGTTCAATCTCGCTCACAGCCTGAAGCAAATGTTGCACTTGCGGCCGCGAAACCGCTTCGAAGACCTTGACGGCGTCTATCTCGTGGGCGGCGGAACTCACCCGGGAAGTGGTTTGCCGGTGATTTACGAGTCAGCACGCATCACCAGTCGCCTGCTCTGCGGGGACTTCGGTTTAGAGTTTCCTGAGACCGACGAGCCGCCGGCCCTCATCTCTCGCGGCTCCGCCGATGATGCTTTGGAAGCCGAGGCCGTTGCTTCCTGATATGATATTTTCCGACCGCACCGTTGCGGCGACCGTCTCGATGGATCGACCGAACATGTCCACAATCACCGCACAGCGCCCCAATATCGACCGCCGTTCTCACAGCGACGACCCCGACGAGGTCGCATTCGTTTCGGAGGCCCTGACGCAGGCGCGGTCGAGCCAGTCGGCTTGGGCAGAGCAGCCGCTCCGAGAAAAACTGAAGATCGTCCGCCGCTTTCGCGAGCAAATTGCCGCACGACCCGATGACTTCACGTATGCGGTTGAACTGCCGCAGCGACGCAATCGCGCCGAGACCCTGGCCTCTGAACTGCTCCCGCTGGCCGACGCCTGCCAATTCTTGGAGTCGGAAGCGCCGCGGCTCTTAGAGCCGAAAAAGCTCTCAAAACGCGGCCGACCCGGCTGGTTGAAAGGCGTCATTGCCGAGGAGCATCGGGAACCGTTCGGCGTCGTGCTGATCATCGCGACTTGGAACTATCCGCTGCTACTGCCGGGCGTGCAGATGCTTCAGGCTCTCGTAGCCGGCAACGCCGTGCTGCTTAAGCCCGGTAAAGGAAGTCACGCCGCCGCGGTCGCGCTGCGAGAAGCCGTTGTGGCGTGCGGACTCGACCCGAACCTCGTCACCGTGCTTTCTGAAGCGACCTCCGCCGCCCAGACCGCCATCACGCCGCCCGAGGGAACCTCCGGCGCGGACAAAGTCATCCTGACCGGCGCCGCTGCGACGGGTCGCAAGGTGCTCGCTCAAACGGCGGAGCATCTCACCCCCGCCGCCATGGAACTTTCAGGCTGTGATGCCGTCTACGTTCGCGGCGACGCCGACCTCGATCTGGTCGTCGATTGCCTCGCCCTCGGCATGACCTTCAACGGCAGCGCCACGTGCATCGCTCCCCGTCGCGTGCTCGTCCACAATTCGATATGCGATGAGCTCGCCGACCGACTGTCGGCTCGGTTTGCCGAATTGCCGAGCGCCGCGATCGAACCGACACTGGCCGGCCGCCTTTCGCGGCTGGTCGACGAAGCCTGTGATGACGGAGCAACCAAACTGGCCGGGCAGGTCGAAGGCCATGTGGTCGCGCCGATTTTGCTGCGCGACGCTTCGCCTGAGATGGCATTGTTGCAGGCGGACATTTTCGCCCCGCTGCTGTCGATCGTCCGCGTTACCGGAGACGAGCAAGCCCTCGAATTCGACCGCCGGTGTCCCTACGCGCTGGGCGCGACGATCTTCTCAACCGATGAAACGGCGGCGCGATCACTCGCTGCACAAATTAATGCCGGTTGCGTCGTGATCAATGACTTTTTGATTCCGACGGCCGATCCGAGAATTGCCTTCGGGGGGCGCGGAGAGAGTGGTTTCGGCGTCACCCGCGGCGGACAGGGTTTAATCGAGATGACGCAGCCGAAGACGGTCGTCGTGCAGCGAGCATCGTGGCGACCTCATTTGACCCCGCCCGACGAAACTTACGAACAATTCTTTAAAAATTACATCGCCTCGGCCCACGCGAAGAGCCCTTGGGCTCGAGCCAAGGCGGGGTTTGCTTTCCTGTCTGAAGCGGTGAAGAGGCAACGAGAACAACGTTAAACGGCGAACATATATAGCCCGACGCGCAAGCGAGGGTGCTATCTTGGATCAAAAAAGTCAAAACACATTATTCGCCCTCGCTTGCGCGTCGGGCTATCGAACTGGAAAACCCCGATGAGTATCGCCGAGCCGCTGGAAGCACATTCAACTTCGTCCGCCTCGAACGAACGTATCGTCGTGATCGGTGGGGGTTTGGGCGGCCTCGCCTCGGCCTGCGTGTTAGCCGCCCGCGGCTATCAAGTCACATTGCTCGACAAAAACGAATGGTTCGGCGGCAAGGCGGCGATCCTGCATGAAGGCGGATATCGCTTCGACATGGGGCCGACGATCGTCACCCTGCCCTCGGTCTTGAAGCGCATTTTCGCCGAAGCCGGTCGCGAGATGGCCGACTATCTCGACATGCGGCCGCTCGACCCGCAGTGGCGGTGCTTCTTCGATTCCGATTCGGCGAGCGGCGGTGGCGTGCTCGACCTTGTGTCCGACGTCGACCAGATGAAGCAGAACATCGCGGAATTTACCGGAGGCAGCGGAACATCGGCGGATGGTTACGAGGAGTTCCTCAACTATGCCGAGAAGTTGAACGGCGTTTCCGACCGTTTCTTCTTCTGGAAGTCGGTCGGCGGCTTGATGGACACCTTCAAAGCCGACGGCATGTTCGATGCGAAAGTCCTTAAAGACGTGATGTCGTTGCGAATGGGCTCGAGTGTTGCGGGAACCGTCCGAAAGTACGTGCCGGACGAACGGGTCGCGCAGATGATCGACCACTTCACCCAATATGTCGGCAGCGCCCCCGATCAATCGCCCGCCGTGCTGTGCGGCATCGCTCATATGCAGACCGAAGAAGGAATTTGGTATCCGATCGGCGGCACGCGGGCGGTGCCCGAAGCTCTGTGCAAACTGGCGGGCGAATTGGGCGTCGAATTCCGGCCGTCCACTCACGTCGCTCATATTGAAACCCAAAACGGTCGCACCACCGGAGTTCGTGCGGTCAACGGTGACCTTATTGAATGTGGCGCGGTCGTTTCGAACAGCGATTCCGTTCGCACACACCGCGAACTCATTGAGGGCAAGCCGGCACAGAAATTCTTAAATCGTCGGCAATACGAGCCGGCCTGCTCCGGTGTGGTTCTCTATCTTGGTCTGAAAGAATCTTACGAGCATCTGCTGCATCACTGCTTCGTCTTTAGTCGCGACGCCGAGGAAGAGTTCGAGGCGATCTATCGCAAGGGTGAACCGGCTCCCGATCCGACGTGCTATCTCGCCGCTCCCGCCCGTACCGAACCCGGCGTGGCGCCGGAAGGTGGGGAGGCACTCTACGTGCTCGTTCATACGCCTTACTTACGCGATCACCACGATTGGTCGAAGATGCTGCCCGAATATCGGCAGGTGATTCTCGACAAGTTGAAGCGAACCGCGGGAATGGAAGACATTGAAGACCGCATCGAAGTCGAGCAGCACTTGACGCCACAGGACATCCACGAGCGGTATCATGTGCTCAACGGTGCGATTTATGGTCTCGCCAGCCACGGTAAATTTACGGGGGCATTTAAACCCGCGAACCGAAGCAAAGACGTGACCGGCCTATATCTGGCCGGCGGTTCGGCTCACCCGGGCCCGGGCATGCCGATGGTCTTAATGTCTGGCTGGATTGCCGCCGACACCCTCGACCAGGACGGCGTGGTCAGTAAATCTGCCAATTAGTAGTGCCGTCGCGAATGTAAAGACAGGGACTCGAGAACTCGGACCGATGGGCATCCCACAGCAATTTCACAACTCGCGGTTGTCTCCACGAACATGAGTACTGCCACCGCCCGGACATCCAAAGCGGGTCGCCGGCCCGCGGCTTGCCCGCGGCTCAACAAGACGCTGTGTCGGCTTTTCTTAAGATACCTGCGCGGATATTTCCCAAAGCATTTCCACGCATTGCGGATTCAATACGAGAATCGCGAGGCGATACCGACCTCCGGCCCGGTCGTATGCTTCATTAATCACGCCGGTTGGTGGGACCCGCTGACCGCGTTTCAGTACAATCGTTTTCTGTTCCCCCAGCGATTCGCATTCGCGCCGATCGATGCCACAGCTTTGGAACGATATCCCTTTCTCGGCAAGATCGGCCTGTTCGGAATTGACGCGCATTCCCCTCGCGGGGCGGTGCAATTATTAAAGACAGCGGGCGCGATCTTCGAGCGTCCCGACGCATCGCTGTGGATTACGCCACAGGGGCGATTCTGCGACCCGCGTGAGCGGCCGATCCGGTTTGAGCGGGGGTTGGGACATCTGGCGAAGGGGACGCGAGGTTTGACTTTAATTCCGGTCGCCATTGAATATTGCCATTGGAATGAACGTCTGCCCGAACTGCTGGTGCGTGTCGGCGATCCGGTGAAGAGTCCGACGAGCGATGATGGCACGACCGACCTCCCCCTCGACACTGACGCATGGACGGCTGAGTTGGAGCATCGGCTTGAAGCGACGATGGACCGACTGGCGGTCGATGCGATCGCGCGGGACAAGTCGCGATTTGAGGTGGTCCAAGCGGGCCGGTCCGGGGTGAGTAGTCTATACGACCCGGTCCGCCGCGCGATCGCGTGGATGAAGGGCAAACGATACGCGGCCGAGCATGACGTGGTGCTGGAAGGCAAAACGTAATGTCGTACTGGATGTTTGCCCTGGCGATCACCGCTCTTGTACTCGCGGCGATTCCGGCCTTAATGACCGCAATCAATCTTTGTGTGTTTCATCCGCCGAAAAACCCGGATGCCGGCGCCCGCCCGGCAGGCATTTCGCTGCTGATCCCCGCGCGAAATGAAGAGCGTTCGATCGAAGCCTGTGTGGAAACGGCATTAAAGAGCGAAGGGGTCGACTTGGAGGTTGTGGTCTTAGACGATCACTCTGAGGATGCAACCGCGAATATTGTCGGACGGCTTGCCGAGCGAGACGATCGCGTGCGACTCGTCTCGGCGCCGACTCTCCCGGAGGACTGGTGCGGGAAGCAACATGCGTGCTTCCGACTTTCCCGATTCGCGACTCATGATCGGTTCTGCTTTATCGATGCCGATGTGCGAATTAAGCCGGGTGCTCTTGGGGCGATGAATGCCGAAATGGAGCGGCGCGGCGTCGACCTGCTCAGCGGCTTCCCTCGACAGGAAACCGGCACGCTTTTGGAAAAGTTGTTAATACCGCTGATCCCGTTCTTATTAATGGGATACCTGCCGCTGCCGATCGCGCGGCGCTCAAACTGGTCCGCCTTCGCGGCGGGTTGTGGGCAATTCTTCCTGACGACCCGATCGGCTTATGAGACGGTCGGTGGTCACGAGGCCGTAAAGCGATCGCTGCACGACGGTGTGACCCTCCCGCGGGCTTATCGGCGGGCGGGACTCAAGACCGATATTGTCGATCTCACGCCTTTAGCAACCTGCCGGATGTATCGCTCGAATGCCGAGGTCTGGAGCGGGCTGTCAAAAAATGCGACCGAGGGCCTGGCCTCGCCGATCGGCATCTGGGTCTGGACGTTTCTGCTGGCGGGAGGATTCTTACTGCCGTTCGCGCTGCGGTGGGAACCCCTAGACTGCGTCGAGCTTCCCCCTTCCGATGCATCGAAGGAAGTCTGGGACGATCACCAGCGATTCCTTGATGCTGACAAAGCGCTGGTGTTGATGCCGCAAATTGGCGTGGCGCTGGCACTGCTGACACGGCTGGTATTGGCGTGGCGGTTTCGACAGTCGCTCTTTGCGGCAGTGACTTATCCGGTGGGAATCGCGACTTTACTCGTACTGCAATGGTCCGCATTGGTCCGCAAACTCCTCGGTCGCCCGGAGTCCTGGAAGGGACGCAACTATACGGCGGCCACTTCCTCCACGCAGACGTAGCCGATCCGGCCATAGGAGTTATCCCGGTTCCGTTCGCTTTCGCCACCGAATGGTTCTTCGGTTCGCTATAATGATTTGGAGGGGAAGTTGACGCCTTTCAATTTATGTCGAAACGAAACGTTTTTTATCTGCCGCGGAGGAGAATAGCTTATGTTTTGGAAGCGAGATGTCTTAAACGATGCCGATGCGAAGAAGGTCGGCGATGAGTTGCAGAAGGTTTTGGTCCATCTGGTCGATCTGAGCCTCACGACGAAGCAGGCTCACTGGAATTTGCACGGCCGAACATTCTTCGGTGTGCACGAAAAGTTGGATGAGATCGTCGCAGCCGTCCGCGAGTATGTCGACGAGGTCGCGGAGCGAATGGATCAATTGGGGATCGCCCCCGACGGTCGCGCTCAGACGGTGACGGCCAGTTCGACGTTCGAGCCCTATCCCGACACATTCTTAACGGTCGGGCAGACGCTGACCCACATGGCCGATCGGCTGTCGATTCTTTCGAAGGTGCTTCGAGACGCCTCGACAGCAGTGGCCGATCCCGACCCGCCGACCGAAGATCTGCTGATCGCGATCACGCAGACGGTCGAGAAATACCTGTGGATGCTGCAAGCCGCGCAAGAAGCCGACGGCGAGTGATCGGGCGGTGCCGAATTCAGAAAACCGCAAAGCGGGATGTTCTCAGAACGTCCCGTTTTTTTGCGCCGTCCACCAAGCCAGCCAAGTACGTTCATCGTAACCGAACGATTCTTCCGCCCCGGTGATTTTCTTAAGGGCCGTGAGTATTTCAGGATTCTTATGATTGTAATTGATCGTCACGGTCTTCCAGCGAACATTCTGAGCAGCCGCGGGATCGTTCACGATGACACCGTTCTGTAGTTGCCCGCTGCGGAGCATTAAGTCGATGTCGGGAGGCAGGGATGCGCCTCCGGCTCCGAAAGAACCCGCCGTTGAAAAGCTCATCGTGCCGCTACGATCGGGTACCTGGACTTTATATTGATGGGTCGTAATCAGCGAAGCGATCAGGTCAGGGACGGCGTTTTGATCGGCCACGCGGCCCAGACCGATCCCTGACCGCCGGACCATAATGTTCTTGTCGCTGCGCAGGGTGCGACGGTACTGGGTCATGGCGAGCGGAAATTGATTTTCTGTGATGGAATCGAGTGCGAGATCTCTCATCCGGCGGTTCACGTCGAGCAAGGATTGATCAACAAGGGGACCGACGGCTGCCCCGCCCCCGATGTTGACGATTGTCGCCACATACAATTCTCGCACCGGCACCGATTTGGAGTTCGACAGAAAACGCCGCAGCGCAGGAATCGCGTCGGGGTCGTCGATTCGCTCAAAGTTCTCGATCGCTTCGAGTTGTCGGCCGGAATGTCCGCCGAAAAGCCAACCCGCCCAAAGTCTGACGCGAGGATACCACGCTTGCACCCGCTCCTCGCGGGCGGCAGCGCGTTCCATTAAATCACGTTCCTGCGAGGTCACATATCGCCCGTCATGCTTGACGTATCCACGACGACGCATCGCTTCATCCCGCGGCAGCCACTCGCCATCATGACGTATGTGGCCCAGGGCAGCGCGGGCACGCTCGTGATCAGGTTCGAATTCCACAAGCCTCCGCAGATGCCTGAGCCGCTCGTCTTTCAAGCGATTCTCCCGGCACCATTCTGAAAGCTCCCAGTGTGCGGGCCCCGTATCGGGAATGGTCCGGGCCTTCGTCTCATATTCTTCGAGCAATGGCGAGCGGGTCTTCACTTCGGAGACATCGTCTCGATGCAGTTCGACCGTGATCCCGCCCGGCGTTGTCAGCGTGACACGTGAGTCGTCCGGCGCCGCACCGTCGACACCCAGACCTCGAAGTTCCCCACCTGTTCGCAGTTGCGCGACATCGGCCGACGTCATCGCCGGCGACACCAACAAAATGCAGGAGATCAACCCGATTGCCATCGCGTCTCGGGCACGCACCGGGTGCGGATTAGTAACAAGGTCGGTCGATCGCACGGGGGGTGGGCAGGACATGATCGTTCCACTGTTCGTACCGCAATTAGATTTCACCGCGCATCGGTTGGATTGCGCCGTTTTCGTCCATCCCATCCGCATGTTAGGGTGCGTTTCTCGGCAATAACAGACCCTATTCGCGTTGAAATTCCCGAATCAGCGTAACCGCTTCGGTCGGCGCGAATCAGGCAGGTCGGGTAGACCGGCGAGCTTGCGGGCTGGTATTCGGCCCGGCCCGGTCTCTACCATCAGTTGCGGAACGCGGACCGATCGGCCCTGTTCGAACGCGATCACTCCAATTCAATCGTGGTGTCGTCTCTATGCGTCATTCTCCAATCAATGTTACCGGGCCCTGCACGGTCGTCGGTATTCGGGTAATCAATCTCGCTCTGATTGCAATAACACTGCTACTCGGTGGTCTTGGTCCCGACACGGCATTTGCGCAACGATCAAAGATTCCGTCGAATTCCTTTTTGCGGCGATACGGCTTGGAGCGAGCGTGGCTGGGCCGGGCGACGATCGACGCCCGGCAAGACATTGTGAAGGTTTTGTCCGGCGATGAAGAAGTCATGTTCTGCTCAACGAGAGCCGGTGTGCTTTCGGCGTTCGACGCAGAGTCCGGGCGAAAATTGTGGACGCAGCTTTCGCCCCGTGTCCAACAATTCCTGTCGGATGTCGTGACCGACAAGGGTCGCGCCTTTACGATTGTCGGCGAAAAAATTTATGCAATCAATAAGTTGTCCGGGGCCATTGAGTGGGAACTAAGAGTGCCGTTCGTTCCGGTGTCCCATCCTGTTTTCGACGAAACTCAGATGTACGTCGCGACGCTCGACGGCAGTGTCTACGCCTTCAACATCGAAAAGGTTGAGAAATACTCCAAGGAAGGACTACTCCCGCAGTACATCGAAGACACGATCGTCTGGCGATACAATACGGGCATTCGGATCGTCTCACCCCCGGCGGTCTCGGAGGGGCACGTGGTGTTCGGAACGGCAAACGGGAACGTTTTCGGCGTTTCGGCCAGTGACCGCAGCGAACTCTTCCAGTTCGAAGTCGACACGAAATTTTCGGCTCCGCTGATCGCCAAAAATGGAATCGTCTATCTGCCCACGGCGGAAGCGACGATGTATGCGGTCCGGATGAGAAACGGAACGTCCGCTTGGGAATTTATCGCCGGCACTCAGATCAGTCAGCCGGTTCTGCCGATCGGTGATTCCGTCTTTCTGATTGCTGAGAATCAGGGACTATTCCGCGTCGAACGGAAAATCGGCGATGTGCATTGGAGAGATCGTCAAATTGAGCAGTTTCTCGCCGTCTCCAACACTCGGGCTTACGGCGGCGCCGAGCGCGGCAAGATCGTTGTCGACGATCGTGAGACGGGGCGCCGGATCGGAAGTTTCACGCTCGCCGATTTCAAAGTCCGCATGACAAATCCGCGGACCGATCGCCTTTACATGGCGACCGAGGCGGGGGTCGTAATGTGTGTGCGGGAGATCGCTTCGGACTTTCCGGTTTATCACGAAGCTCCCGACCTGCGTCCCATTCTGCCGGAATTCGCTCAGTAGCATCGCACGGTCGAACGAGCCGAGTCGATCGCAGACCGCGTCGAGCAAGTCGGCCGAGGTCATTGCTTTGCGGTCGTGTTCAGCCTCCGC contains:
- the dps gene encoding DNA starvation/stationary phase protection protein Dps, which gives rise to MFWKRDVLNDADAKKVGDELQKVLVHLVDLSLTTKQAHWNLHGRTFFGVHEKLDEIVAAVREYVDEVAERMDQLGIAPDGRAQTVTASSTFEPYPDTFLTVGQTLTHMADRLSILSKVLRDASTAVADPDPPTEDLLIAITQTVEKYLWMLQAAQEADGE
- a CDS encoding PQQ-binding-like beta-propeller repeat protein, with product MRHSPINVTGPCTVVGIRVINLALIAITLLLGGLGPDTAFAQRSKIPSNSFLRRYGLERAWLGRATIDARQDIVKVLSGDEEVMFCSTRAGVLSAFDAESGRKLWTQLSPRVQQFLSDVVTDKGRAFTIVGEKIYAINKLSGAIEWELRVPFVPVSHPVFDETQMYVATLDGSVYAFNIEKVEKYSKEGLLPQYIEDTIVWRYNTGIRIVSPPAVSEGHVVFGTANGNVFGVSASDRSELFQFEVDTKFSAPLIAKNGIVYLPTAEATMYAVRMRNGTSAWEFIAGTQISQPVLPIGDSVFLIAENQGLFRVERKIGDVHWRDRQIEQFLAVSNTRAYGGAERGKIVVDDRETGRRIGSFTLADFKVRMTNPRTDRLYMATEAGVVMCVREIASDFPVYHEAPDLRPILPEFAQ
- a CDS encoding HEAT repeat domain-containing protein, coding for MSCPPPVRSTDLVTNPHPVRARDAMAIGLISCILLVSPAMTSADVAQLRTGGELRGLGVDGAAPDDSRVTLTTPGGITVELHRDDVSEVKTRSPLLEEYETKARTIPDTGPAHWELSEWCRENRLKDERLRHLRRLVEFEPDHERARAALGHIRHDGEWLPRDEAMRRRGYVKHDGRYVTSQERDLMERAAAREERVQAWYPRVRLWAGWLFGGHSGRQLEAIENFERIDDPDAIPALRRFLSNSKSVPVRELYVATIVNIGGGAAVGPLVDQSLLDVNRRMRDLALDSITENQFPLAMTQYRRTLRSDKNIMVRRSGIGLGRVADQNAVPDLIASLITTHQYKVQVPDRSGTMSFSTAGSFGAGGASLPPDIDLMLRSGQLQNGVIVNDPAAAQNVRWKTVTINYNHKNPEILTALKKITGAEESFGYDERTWLAWWTAQKNGTF